A window from Gemmatimonadaceae bacterium encodes these proteins:
- a CDS encoding integron integrase yields MRDELAVRRYSTRTFVAYRGWVRHFVRWAGRRHPRDLGRHEVERFITHLAVERNVAANTQNQALAALLFLYRDVLKQPMGPIQPVHAKRPKRKPTVLSIDEARSVLAAMDGVPWLVASILYGAGLRVGEAIALRVKDLDLDRREILVRGGKGQKDRLTMLPDIIIPALRRHLTETQRRHRRWLQANTATVELPGALHRKLPNAATQWPWFWVFPAGRPYEMKGDRTHPWRRHHVHETVISRAVQDAGRAAGLQKRITTHTFRHSFATHLLEAGYDIRTVQELLGHSDVSTTMIYTHVLNRGGMGVRSPMDAMGAGGAGRAGGAGGAGGAGGANRRESARE; encoded by the coding sequence CTGCGCGACGAACTCGCCGTGCGCCGCTACAGCACCCGCACCTTTGTCGCCTACCGCGGCTGGGTGCGCCACTTCGTCCGCTGGGCCGGCCGCCGCCACCCCCGCGACCTCGGCCGCCACGAAGTCGAGCGCTTCATCACCCACCTCGCCGTCGAACGCAACGTCGCCGCGAACACGCAGAACCAAGCGCTCGCCGCCCTCCTCTTCCTCTACCGCGACGTCCTCAAGCAGCCGATGGGCCCCATCCAGCCCGTCCACGCCAAACGCCCCAAGCGCAAACCCACCGTCCTCTCCATAGACGAAGCTCGCAGCGTCCTCGCCGCGATGGACGGCGTCCCCTGGCTCGTCGCCTCGATCCTCTACGGCGCCGGCCTCCGCGTCGGCGAGGCGATCGCCCTGCGCGTGAAGGACCTCGACCTCGACCGCCGCGAGATCCTCGTCCGCGGCGGCAAGGGCCAGAAGGACCGCCTCACCATGCTCCCCGACATCATCATCCCCGCGCTGCGCCGCCACCTCACGGAAACCCAACGCCGACACCGCCGCTGGCTCCAAGCCAACACAGCGACCGTCGAACTCCCCGGCGCCCTCCATCGCAAACTGCCCAACGCCGCCACGCAGTGGCCCTGGTTCTGGGTCTTCCCCGCCGGCCGCCCCTACGAGATGAAAGGCGACCGCACACACCCCTGGCGTCGCCACCACGTCCACGAGACCGTCATCTCGAGAGCCGTCCAAGACGCCGGCCGCGCCGCCGGGCTGCAGAAGCGGATCACCACCCACACCTTCCGGCACAGCTTCGCGACCCACCTGCTCGAAGCGGGCTACGACATCCGCACCGTCCAAGAGCTCCTCGGCCACTCGGATGTCAGCACGACGATGATCTACACGCACGTACTCAACCGCGGCGGGATGGGGGTGAGGAGTCCGATGGATGCGATGGGGGCGGGTGGGGCTGGTCGCGCGGGCGGCGCGGGCGGCGCGGGCGGCGCGGGCGGCGCGAATCGGCGCGAATCGGCGCGCGAGTAG
- the eno gene encoding phosphopyruvate hydratase, whose amino-acid sequence MSSIIAVIAREILDSRGNPTVEAEVVLEDGTYGRAAAPSGASTGEHEANELRDGDAKRYLGKGVQKAVANVAKLIEPELIGLDVVDQLTIDRAMIDLDGTKNKSKLGANAMLAVSMAASRAAAASVDLPLYRYLGSPLSRTLPVPLMNILNGGAHATNTVDFQEYMIVPVGAESFSDALRMGAEVFHSLKKVLVKRKLSTGVGDEGGFAPDLKSDEEALNVVMEAIEAAGYKPGEQIALALDCAASELFSKGKYTFKKSGAGTKTADEMVELYAKWLRKYPIVSIEDGLAEGDWTGWGKLTEAIGDRCQLVGDDLFVTNVEFLSRGIEEDVANAVLVKVNQIGTLTETLETIEMADRNGYRSIISHRSGETEDTFIADLAVATNAGQIKTGSASRTDRVAKYNQLLRIEAELGAHAEYPGGGIYGIGA is encoded by the coding sequence CCCACCGTCGAAGCCGAAGTCGTCCTCGAAGACGGCACCTACGGTCGCGCCGCCGCCCCCAGCGGCGCCTCCACCGGCGAACACGAGGCCAACGAACTCCGCGACGGCGACGCCAAGCGCTACCTCGGCAAGGGCGTCCAGAAGGCCGTCGCCAACGTCGCCAAGCTCATCGAGCCCGAACTCATCGGCCTCGACGTCGTCGATCAGCTCACCATCGACCGCGCGATGATCGACCTCGACGGCACCAAGAACAAGTCCAAGCTCGGCGCCAACGCCATGCTCGCCGTCTCCATGGCCGCCAGCCGCGCCGCCGCCGCCAGCGTCGACCTGCCGCTCTACCGCTACCTCGGCAGCCCGCTCTCGCGCACGCTGCCCGTGCCGCTGATGAACATCCTCAACGGCGGCGCGCACGCGACCAACACGGTGGACTTCCAGGAGTACATGATCGTTCCCGTCGGCGCCGAGTCGTTCAGCGATGCACTGCGCATGGGCGCCGAGGTGTTTCACTCGCTCAAGAAGGTCCTCGTCAAGCGCAAGCTCTCCACTGGCGTCGGCGACGAGGGCGGCTTCGCCCCCGACCTCAAGTCCGATGAGGAAGCCCTCAACGTCGTGATGGAGGCCATCGAAGCCGCCGGCTACAAGCCCGGCGAGCAGATCGCCCTCGCCCTCGACTGCGCGGCGAGCGAACTCTTCTCCAAGGGCAAGTACACCTTCAAGAAGAGCGGCGCTGGCACCAAGACCGCCGACGAGATGGTCGAGCTCTACGCCAAGTGGCTGCGCAAGTATCCCATCGTCTCCATCGAGGACGGCCTCGCCGAGGGCGATTGGACCGGCTGGGGCAAGCTCACGGAGGCCATCGGCGATCGTTGCCAGCTTGTCGGCGATGACCTCTTCGTCACCAACGTCGAGTTCCTCTCCCGCGGCATCGAGGAGGACGTCGCCAACGCCGTGCTCGTGAAGGTCAACCAGATCGGCACCCTCACCGAGACCCTCGAGACCATCGAGATGGCCGACCGCAACGGCTACCGCAGCATCATTTCCCACCGCAGCGGCGAAACCGAAGACACCTTTATCGCCGACCTCGCCGTCGCCACCAACGCCGGGCAGATCAAGACCGGCAGCGCCAGCCGCACGGACCGCGTGGCGAAGTACAACCAGCTGCTGCGGATCGAGGCCGAACTCGGCGCGCACGCCGAGTATCCGGGTGGCGGAATCTATGGGATTGGTGCGTAA
- a CDS encoding septum formation initiator family protein has translation MSPAKRPSRSGRAGPTRGPAAPRTPGWIVGRVVIALLAIAALSFAVQGGEFGTVDLIRQSARLTAERAAVDSLQQRVDSLEAYKTLVETDLATQERIAREEFGMVKPGEVLYRFADPQ, from the coding sequence GTGAGCCCCGCCAAGCGCCCCAGCCGCAGCGGACGCGCCGGACCCACTCGCGGTCCGGCCGCCCCCCGCACGCCCGGCTGGATCGTCGGCCGCGTCGTCATCGCCCTCCTCGCCATCGCCGCCCTCAGCTTCGCCGTGCAGGGCGGGGAGTTCGGCACCGTCGACCTCATTCGCCAGAGCGCGCGGCTGACCGCCGAGCGCGCGGCGGTCGACTCCCTCCAGCAGCGCGTCGATTCCCTCGAAGCCTACAAGACCCTCGTCGAGACCGACCTCGCCACCCAGGAACGCATCGCCCGCGAGGAGTTCGGGATGGTGAAACCGGGCGAGGTGCTGTACCGGTTCGCTGACCCGCAGTAG